Proteins from one Rhinolophus ferrumequinum isolate MPI-CBG mRhiFer1 chromosome 15 unlocalized genomic scaffold, mRhiFer1_v1.p scaffold_54_arrow_ctg1_1, whole genome shotgun sequence genomic window:
- the IL9R gene encoding interleukin-9 receptor: MWAACVSLPCEAHVTGCCSYLLISLRGSAVSIRTVLAMGPSKCIWEGWTLESEAQRRGMSTWLLVCAWVGLGVSVPGEGEGLGAGSLTCLTNNILRIDCHSSAPELGEGPSPWLLFTSNQAPGGKHMCVFRASTCTVQLPPEEVISPFDNFTITLHQGIAGKEQVSLVDPQYLPRRHVKLDPLSDLQSNVSSDSCVLSWSINPTLEPLASLLSYELAFKRREEAWEHARHKEHIDGVTWLRLEAAELDPGAMYEARLRVQMATPAGAVAEEESYEGQWSEWSQPVSFPSPQSPGPVTRPSGHSNSTFVAVSIFFLLTCLTYLLFKLSARVKRTFYKHVPSPVAFFQPLYSVHNGNFQTWTWAHRAGVQLSQHCIGTPQGVAKSSVREAIAFLTCDPVDPWPPVALEEVEGSGTGLPTDVLPAAVLEWAGQPPAYLPQEEWGPASLARLSPPQPEGNSSDYCALACYGGGHPLTFPGNTQSSGPVLASACGLSCDQQSLDAWQGGSCAGAGHCHRRDPGERATGGPLGCFPAPCPWQPVGSVLKVLEP, translated from the exons GTTGGACCTTGGAGAGCGAGGCTCAGAGGAGAGGGATGAGTACCTGGCTCCTGGTCTGTGCCTGGGTCGGCTTGGGAGTCTCGGTGCcaggggaaggagaag GGCTCGGGGCTGGAAGCCTCACCTGTCTCACCAACAACATCCTGAGGATTGACTGCCACTCGTCTGCCCCAGAGCTGGGCGagggccccagcccctggctcctCTTTACCAG CAACCAGGCTCCGGGCGGCAAGCACATGTGTGTTTTCCGGGCCAGCACTTGCACCGTGCAGCTGCCGCCTGAGGAGGTGATCTCACCTTTTGACAACTTCACCATCACGTTGCACCAGGGCATCGCCGGGAAGGAGCAGGTCAGCCTGGTGGACCCCCAGTACCTGCCCCGGAGACATG TGAAGCTGGACCCTCTGTCTGACCTGCAGAGCAATGTCAGCTCTGACTCCTGCGTCCTGTCCTGGAGCATTAATCCCACCTTGGAGCCGTTGGCCTCGCTGCTCAGCTACGAGCTGGCTTTCAAGAGGCGGGAAGAGGCTTGGGAG caTGCCCGGCACAAGGAGCACATCGACGGGGTGACCTGGCTCCGCCTTGAAGCTGCCGAATTGGACCCCGGTGCCATGTATGAGGCCAGGCTGCGTGTCCAGATGGCCACCCCGGCCGGTGCCGTGGCGGAGGAGGAGAGCTACGAGGGCCAGTGGAGCGAATGGAGCCAGCCCGTGAGCTTCCCGTCTCCCCAGAGCCCAG GCCCCGTGACCCGTCCCTCGGGGCACTCCAACAGCACGTTTGTGGCTGTGTCCATCTTCTTCCTGCTCACCTGCCTGACCTACCTCCTGTTCAAGCTGTCAGCCAG GGTGAAGAGAACCTTCTACAAGCACGTGCCCTCTCCGGTGGCCTTCTTCCAGCCTCTCTACAGTGTACACAATGGCAATTTCCAG ACCTGGACGTGGGCCCACAGGGCTGGGGTGCAGCTGAGCCAGCACTGTATCGGCACCCCACAAGGAGTCGCGAAATCCAGTGTCCGGGAGGCCATCGCGTTCCTTACCTGTGACCCGGTGGACCCCTGGCCACCTGTGGCCCTGGAGGAGGTAGAGGGCAGTGGTACTGGCCTCCCCACGGATGTATTGCCAGCAGCCGTCCTGGAGTGGGCAGGGCAGCCACCTGCCTATCTGCCACAGGAGGAGTGGGGCCCTGCGAGCCTTGCCAGGCTGTCTCCCCCACAGCCAGAGGGCAATAGCAGCGACTACTGTGCCCTGGCCTGCTATGGGGGGGGCCACCCCTTGACTTTCCCAGGAAACACGCAGAGCTCTGGGCCCGTCCTGGCCTCTGCCTGTGGCCTGTCCTGCGACCAGCAGAGCCTGGATGCCTGGCAAGGAGGTAGCTGTGCGGGAGCTGGTCACTGTCACAGACGAGACCCTGGTGAACGGGCCACAGGAGGACCTCTGGGGTGTTTTCCTGCCCCCTGCCCTTGGCAGCCAGTGGGCTCGGTCCTGAAAGTTCTAGAGCCCTGA